CTTTGCATAGCGGCGGGAGCTTTTCTTCACCTCCGCGCTTTTTTCCGCCATTATCTGCGGTACCGCCATAGCCCGGTCCAGGTAGACCCTGGCCTGCTCCACCCTGGCCCGCTCCAGGTTCTGACGGGCGGCGGCTATGCAGACACGCCCCAGGATTTCGTAGTTGCCGGGCAGCAGGGGATTGGTTTGGAGCATCGCTTCGGCTTCCCGCGCCGCCAGGTCTGCTTCTTTCAGCAGCAGATAAACGTTGACCAGGTTGGCCCGCACCTGGGGGTTGTAGGGCTCGGCGAGAGCAGCTTTCTGAGCCTGGGCTAGGGCCCGAAAATGCTTTGCCGCATCATCCTTCTTTAAGGCCTGTACAGCGTAGACCTGAGCCAGGTCCGCCGGGTAGCTGGCCGTAAGGGGATCAAGGCGAACGGCCGCCATATAATAGCGCTCGGCAGCATCCAGGTCGCTCTTGAGCACGGCCCGGGCGCCCAGGGCGCCTTTAATCCCGGCGGCGTGCAGGGAAGCTGCCGGCACAAAGAGCAAAGCCGCCCCCAGGGTAGCCGCCACGGCGGTCAGGGCCAGTCGCCGCCCGGTAGGATAGGGAACACCCGTATCTCTTGAACCGGCGGTTCTTTTCGTCAGACCTTCGCCGGCCCGGACGGCCCCGAAAAGCGCCCACAGCAGGATGCCCAGGGCCGCAAAGGACAGATCAAAGTCGAAGGCGCTGTGCACGCCAAGAGTGAAGGCGGCCACTGCTGCAGCCCACAGGGAGATCCAGACGCCCCCCTCCCGGCCGGTACGGCGCCATAACCTGACTACCAGACAAACAAAACAGCCCCACAAGACCAGGACGGCCAGGAGCCCGAGAGTTCCGGCCTCAACCAGAGTCTGGGCAAAATAATTGTGCGCCTCGGTAGTCCAGTACAGGTCGGATTGGTACCGGTGATAGAGAGCGTTCCATCCGCCCCCGCCGGCGCCGGTAAGGGGATAGTCGGCTGCAATCTTCAGTGCGTCGCTGGTAATCACCAGCCGTTCCGGCAGGGAAGTGCTCTGGTTGACGATGGTTTCCGCCTGCTGGGCCACCCGGACGGGCAGTACCGCAAACAGAACTGACGGCAATGTGGAGGCAACATAGATCAGGTAAAAGGAGACTACCACAGCCAGGTACAAAAACCCACAGGCCGCGACCAAACGCCGGGTGCGATCTTCGATCCCGTCACGTCCCAACCAGAGGCCGAGGCGGTGGTACGCGTATTGCAAAACCGCCGTCACCGCTGCCAGAACCAGGAGATACATCAAAGCCTCGCGGCCGTGTCCGGCCAGTACCCGGGGCAGAAACAGATAGGTGGCCGCCAGGCCGCAACCCAGGAAGATAATCAGATGATAAGCGGCCCGCCAGCGGTAGGCCCCGGGCAGGCCGGCAAAAAGGGTCGCAAGACCGAGGGGATAGACAATCCACCCGCCGCGAGAGAGGGTGCTCAGC
Above is a window of Dehalococcoidia bacterium DNA encoding:
- a CDS encoding polymerase → VAAAGYSRFPGVFSGPEIASTFQYENALAAYMVVFSIVGLALSVKSERAFPKVFYAVGNFLLLVVLLSTLSRGGWIVYPLGLATLFAGLPGAYRWRAAYHLIIFLGCGLAATYLFLPRVLAGHGREALMYLLVLAAVTAVLQYAYHRLGLWLGRDGIEDRTRRLVAACGFLYLAVVVSFYLIYVASTLPSVLFAVLPVRVAQQAETIVNQSTSLPERLVITSDALKIAADYPLTGAGGGGWNALYHRYQSDLYWTTEAHNYFAQTLVEAGTLGLLAVLVLWGCFVCLVVRLWRRTGREGGVWISLWAAAVAAFTLGVHSAFDFDLSFAALGILLWALFGAVRAGEGLTKRTAGSRDTGVPYPTGRRLALTAVAATLGAALLFVPAASLHAAGIKGALGARAVLKSDLDAAERYYMAAVRLDPLTASYPADLAQVYAVQALKKDDAAKHFRALAQAQKAALAEPYNPQVRANLVNVYLLLKEADLAAREAEAMLQTNPLLPGNYEILGRVCIAAARQNLERARVEQARVYLDRAMAVPQIMAEKSAEVKKSSRRYAKGDLPPLTPGVQLAAGQAQYLSGRYAEARQSLQDASRDEKVGAEAKFWLAAAYHRLGEGREAQALLAEMEKQSAGIRKSYQELLILPPIF